In one window of Hevea brasiliensis isolate MT/VB/25A 57/8 chromosome 10, ASM3005281v1, whole genome shotgun sequence DNA:
- the LOC110645088 gene encoding chlorophyll a-b binding protein 8, chloroplastic: protein MATQALVSSLTSSAETARQILRARPTQSSFGSSRKSSFVVRASSTPPVKQGADRQLWFASRQSLSYLDGSLPGDYGFDPLGLSDPEGTGGFIEPKWLAYGEVINGRYAMLGAVGAIAPEILGKAGLIPQETALPWFKTGVIPPAGTYDYWADPYTLFVLEMALMGFAEHRRFQDWANPGSMGKQYFLGLEKYLGGSGDPIYPGGPLFNPLGLGKDEKSMKDLKLKEVKNGRLAMLAIVGYFIQALVTGVGPYQNLLDHLADPVNNNILTSLKFH from the exons ATGGCAACACAAGCACTTGTATCTTCTCTTACCTCTTCAGCGGAGACTGCCAGACAAATACTACGAGCAAGACCAACCCAGTCTTCTTTTGGGTCCTCAAGGAAGAGCTCCTTTGTTGTTAGGGCATCTTCTACTCCTCCTGTTAAG CAAGGAGCAGATAGACAACTATGGTTTGCTTCCAGGCAAAGTCTTTCTTACTTGGATGGCAG TCTTCCAGGTGACTATGGATTTGATCCGCTTGGTCTTTCAGACCCTGAAGGTACAGGAGGATTCATTGAGCCAAAATGGTTAGCCTACGGTGAGGTCATCAATGGAAGATATGCCATGTTGGGGGCAGTAGGTGCCATTGCACCAGAAATTCTTGGCAAGGCTGGTCTCATCCCCCAAGAAACAGCCCTCCCTTGGTTCAAAACTGGTGTGATCCCACCTGCCGGTACATACGACTACTGGGCAGACCCATACACACTGTTTGTGCTGGAAATGGCACTCATGGGATTTGCAGAGCACAGGAGATTCCAAGATTGGGCAAACCCAGGCTCCATGGGCAAGCAGTATTTCTTGGGGTTGGAGAAGTATTTGGGAGGGTCTGGAGACCCAATCTACCCGGGAGGACCCCTGTTCAACCCTCTTGGGTTAGGTAAAGATGAGAAATCAATGAAAGATTTGAAGCTCAAGGAGGTGAAGAATGGGAGGTTGGCTATGCTGGCAATTGTGGGTTACTTCATACAAGCTCTTGTGACTGGAGTTGGACCATACCAAAACCTCCTGGATCACTTGGCTGATCCTGTCAACAACAATATCTTGACAAGCCTCAAGTTCCATTAG